The Rhodothermales bacterium nucleotide sequence ATTGCCACACTAAACCGTTCCCATGTCCAGATCTTTACGTGTCGGCCTCCTCACCGGCGGCGGCGATTGCCCCGGTTTGAACGCCGTCATCCGCGCGGTGAGCAAAAGCCTCATCATTCAGCACAACGCCGAGGTGATCGGATTCGAGGACGGGTTTCTCGGGCTGATCGAGGAGCGGGTCCGGCCGCTCGACTACCACGACGTCAGCGGCATCCTCACGCAGGGCGGCACGATCCTCGGGACGAGCAACCGCGCGAACCCGTTTCGCTTTTACAAGCGCGGCGACGCCGACGTCTCGAGTCAGGTGGTCAAGTTCGTTCGCACCCTCGGCCTCGACGCCATCGTCACCATCGGGGGCGACGGGACGATGTCCATCGCGCACGGTCTGCACCAACTGGGCGTGAACATCGTCGGGGTGCCGAAGACGATCGACAACGACCTGTACGCGACGGATCGGACATTCGGGTTCGACTCGGCCGTGGCGATCGCGACCGAGGCCATCGACCGGCTGCATACGACCGCGCAGAGCCATCACCGGGTGATGATCATCGAGACCATGGGTCGCTACGCCGGCTGGATCGCGCTGTACGCCGGCGTCGCCGGCGGGGCGGACGTCATCCTCATCCCGGAATTCGAATACGAGATCGACGAGATCGTCCGCGTATGCAAGGAGCGCGAGAGCGGCGGACAGCGCTTCACCATCGTCTGCATCGCGGAAGGCAGCAAGCCGAAGGGCGGCTCGATGGTCGTCCAGAACATCGTCGAATCCAGCCCGGACCCGATCCGCCTCGGCGGCATCTGCAAGGTGCTTGAGCACCAGCTCACGGCGCATCTGCGCAGCGAGGTGCGCACCACCATCCTCGGCCATACGCAGCGCGGCGGTCCGCCGACGCCCTACGATCGCAACCTCGCCACCGCCTTCGGCGCCTATGCCGCCGCCATGGTGGCGGATGGGCGCCACGGTCATATGGTGGCGCTGAAGGACAACAACCTGACCAGCGCGCCCCTCGAAGAGGTGGCGAACCGGGTCCGTACGGTTCCGGCCGATGCGGCCATGATTCTCGCCGGCATGGCCGTGGGCACCTCGTTCGGCGTAAGCGACTTCGAACACCGCTTCCACGGCAACCAGGACGCGCGACACGTCACCTGACCCCTCAACCACGATGCATGTATTTCTGACCGGTGGCACCGGATTCGTCGGTACCTACATCCTCCAGGAACTCCTGGCCCGGGGCCATTCCGTGCGGATGCTCGTGCGCCGCTCCGAAGACCGGATGCCGGGGCAAGGCAAGATCGAAACCGTAAAAGGGGACGTCACGAACCGCAAATCGCTCAACGGGCTCATGCGCGGGTGCGATGCCGTCGTGCATCTCGTGGGGATCATCCAGGAGAAGCCGGCGCAGGGCGTCACCTTCCAGGCCCTCCATGCCGACGCGACGCGTCACGTGGTGGATCAGGCGAGAGAGGACGGGATCGAGCGTTTCGTCCATATGAGCGCGAACGGCGCCCGGCCCGACGGGGTCTCGGGGTATCAGACGAGCAAGTGGGAGGCGGAAGAGTACGTCCGCCAGGCCGGCTTCGACCGGTGGACGATCTTTCGGCCTTCGGTGGTCTTCGGAGACCCCGGCGAAGACAATCCGGAGTTTGCCTCGCAGCTGGCCCGCACGCTGGTGGGGCCGTTTCCGATCCTGCCCGTGTTCGGCGACGGCAACTACGAGATGCAGCCAATCTCGGTACAGGAGGTCGCCTCGGCCTTCGTCCAGGCCCTCACGAACGACGCCGCGCGGCAGAAGACGTACTGCGTCGCCGGCAATGACCGGATACCCTATCGGAAAGTGCTCGATCTCATCGCCGGCGGCATGGGCATCGCCCCGAAGCCGCAGATCAAGCAGCCGGTCTGGCTCGTCCGACCGGTCGTGCAAACCGTGGGCAAGCTCGGCCTGCTCCCGATCACGCCCGACCAGTTCGAGATGCTCCTCGAAGGCAACACCTGCGACGCATCGGACTTCTACCGCGATTTCGACCTGACACCCATCCGGTTTACGGCGGAGAATCTGGGGTATCTGGGGTGAAGGTCATGGCGCCCTTTGGGCGCGGTCACTGGGCATGAACGGCCGGAGGCCGTGTCATGAGCGCCCTTTGGGCGCGGTCATTGGACATTGCGCCCTTTGGGCGCGGTCATTGGACATTGCGCCCTTTGGGCGCGGTCATTGGACATTGCGCCCTTTGGGCGCGGTCATTGGACATTGCGCCCTTTGGGCGCGGTCATTGGACATTGCGCCCTTTGGGCGCGGTCACTGGACATGAGCGCCCTTTGGGCGCGGTCATTGGTCATGAGCGCCCTTTGGGCGCGGTCATTGGACATTGGTCATCGGGCACTGGTCATGGGGAACCTGACTGGAGCGACGCGTTCGTCCAGTGTCCAGTGTCCAGTGTCCAGTGTCCAGTGTCCAGTGTCCAGTGTCCAGTGTCCAGTGTCCAGTGTCCGGGAACTTCCCACCCCCTTGGTCGATCCATCTCCCCTTGCAGGAAATTCAGCATCGATTGACGTGTAGTTTTTAATGGATTCAATACGGCACCCATCGCCAGACCCGAGCCCGGAGAAGAAATACATCGCCATCGCCGGCAATATTGGCGCCGGCAAGAGTTCGCTCACGGCGATCATCAGCGAGTACTTCAAGTGGGATGCCTATTACGAGCGCGTGGACGACAATCCGTATCTGTCGGATTTTTACGAAAACATGCGCCGGTGGTCGTTCAACCTCCAGGTGTTTTTTCTTTCGAGCCGGTTCAACCAGCAACGCCGGATCGAATCGGGGCCGAATCCGGTGGCGCAGGACCGCTCGATCTATGAGGACGCGGAGATTTTCGCGCGCAACCTCTACGAGATGGATCTGATGTCGCGAAGAGACTACGAGAACTATACGGAGCTCTTCCATATCATGACGTCCTATCTGCGGCCGCCCGATTTGCTGGTATACCTTCGCGCCTCCGTGCCCACGCTCGTGCGCCACATCCAGTCGCGCGGCCGGAATTACGAGTCCAGCATCCGCATCGAATATCTGGAGCGCCTCAATGTGCTGTACGACGAATGGATCGATCGCTACGACTTCGGTCCCAAGCTCATCATCGACGCCGACTCGTACGATTTTGTCAACAATCCGGAAGATCGGCAGGATGTGGTCGGCCGCATCGAAAGCCGGCTTTTTGGTCTCTTTGCGGATTGATCCGGCCTGCGCGGCCCTCTTAGTCGCCGGCCTTCTCGTCGCCCTGCCCGCGCGCGCCCAGGTGGTGGATACCCTTGCCGCCCCGCCGCCCGACAGCGCGCTCGTCGTTGCCGATTCTCTCCCCGCGCCGGCGCCCCGCCGCGCGCTCGACCTCTCCACGCTGGTCGCTTTCGCCACCGATGCCGCCGGCGTCACCGTCAACGATTCGCTTCCGGCCCGCCTGCCCGACCGCGAACTGGCCGACGTGCTCGCACAGGCAGGGGGATCCTTTTTGTACGATTTCGGCGGTCCGGGCTGGCCCGATGGATGGAGTCCGCTCGGGCTCGATCCGAGGCAGGCCGGTCTTCAGTTTCAGGGGATCTCGTATGCGGACCCCGTCACCGGCCGGCCCCTGTACGAGATGCTCCCGCTGCCCTGGCTGGATCCCGTACGTCTGCAACCGGGTCGACTCGGGCAGGCGATGTCCGTTGGCGCGCGGCTTCGCGCCTACGACGCGGCGCGCCCGATCAGCGAACTCCGGTACGGGTCGAGCAAGGACGGGCTGCAGAGCGCCTTCGTCGTCCACGCCCAGCGCCGGCGGGTGCGGTTTTTCAGGGAGCCCGGACTCTTCAGCTACGCGCTGGGTTACGGCGGGCACGGGGCGAACGGCGAATATCCCGGCAGCAAACTCAGCGCCGGCCGGCAGCTCCTGGCGCGGCTGCGGCTGCAGCAATCCTTCGGCTCCCTCGAGATCGTCAACCTCCAGAATCGCCAGCGGCTTGGCGCCCACGGCGGGGTGATCCCGTTCGGGACGAACTACAACTCGATCTACAACCGCATCAGCGCGCAGGTCGCGAACGCCACGGCGAAGCGCACGGTGATCCGTAACGACCTCGCGGCCACCCTGCGCACCCGGCTGCTGCCGGGCTTTCGGCAACCCTTCGAGGCGACGGGCTACTGGACGGCGCAGACGTTTCGCTACGCGCTCGGCAGCGATACCCTCGCCGCGGCGACGCGCCGGCTGGGCTATCGGCTGCGTCAGCCGCTGATCGATGCCGGCCCGTTTTCGCTGGAGGCCCGGGCGGAAGGGTGGCGCGAGCGCGTCGCCGAGAGCACGGCCTTGCCGGACTCGCTCGGCCTCAGCCGCCGCGCCTTCCACGCCGGCGGTCGCGTGCAGTACCGCACGGGCGGGTTCGATCTGGAGGGCGAGGCCGATCTCCATGCCGGCGCGACCGGCGCCGCCTATCCGGGCGGGATGGCGCGTCTGGGATGGCGCCCGGGTGACGCGCTGATGCTGTTCGCCGAAGCGAGCCGGTCCGGGCAGTCGCTAGCCTGGATCGATGAATACGGCTGGTCGGGCCTCGTCGCCCCGCTCGCCGCCGATCCGGAGAGCCGCACGAGCGCCGGGCGCGCCGGCGTGCGGGTGCGGCTCGGGCCCTTCGATCTGGAAGTGGCTCCATTTGCGCACCAGACGAAAAACGCCTTCGATCTCTTTACGGTCGGCGAGAGCGACACCCTCGCGGTTCGCGTCCTCGGCGAGCCGGTCCGCTGGGTGGGCGCCAGCCTGGATGCTGGATTCCGGCGCGACGCCGCGCGCGGTTTTTATCTGACCGCGCAGCCGACCGTCTATCGCTATGCCGGCGATGCAGCCTCGTCGGACGCGCGCCGGGTCCAGGCGAGTCTGCCCGAGTTGTTCGTTCGCGGCCGATCGGGCCTGCGGTACCTCCTCTTCAAGGGCGATCTGGATATGGATCTGTACGTCCAGGGCCGGTTCTGGTCTCCGTTCGGCAGCCGCACGCTGCACCCCGAGACCGGGCTGCTGGCGCTGCCGGCCGTGGCAGGCCGCGACGTACTGAGTTCGTTTACGGCCGACATCGTGCTGGAGGCCGGCGTCCGCACCGCCAAGCTCTATGTGGCGTACGACAACGTCTTCAGCGGCACCAACGTCGTCATCGGCAACCTGCTCGTGCCCGATTACCCGCTCCCGACGCAGCGTTTTCGCTTTGGCGTCTTCTGGCCGATTTTCGATTGAGGGGCCTGCCGGCGGCGGCCGAAACGAACCGCCTTCGCAACCGAACCGGGGCGTGCGCCGTGAAACGAACCGTTCACCTCACCACGTTCGACGCTCATGCCGCCATCGATCGATCCGTCTTCGCTCAGCCCGTATGAACAGGAGGCCCTGCGCGGCATCGCGGTGTGGAAACGCCCCGATCAGGCGTGGTGGGAGCGGGCGGCCGCGGCGGTCCAGCGCTCGCTCGACGACGTGGGCGACCAGCTCCGCCGCATTCCGGGGGTCGATTGGACGATCGACAACGTGGTCGCCGGCCTCCTGAAGGTCCTCAACGAAATCACGCAGGACCTGGTCTGGCGCGACGCCATCTACCGGGATTTTCAGCGGCTCGGCCATGATGACGTGCGCGATATCGATGCCGTCGCGCGGCTCGATCTCCGGACGATCGACGAGGCGCTGGACGGGCTCAGCGCCAAGTATCTCGGGCTGGCGGCCGTGGAGGGGACGGCGACGGGTCTGGCCGGCGCCGCGGGCATCCTGCCCGATGTGGTGGCGCTCGTCGCCCTGAACCTGCGCGCGGCCGGCGAATACGCCACGTATTACGGTTTCGACATCTCGACGCCCGAGGAGCGGCTTTATGCCCTGAGCATCCTCGACGCGGCGGCCCTGCCGGCGACGGAGCGGCATCAGGCCGAGGCGCGCCTGAACGAGGCCCACGAAAACGTGGCGCGCACGAAAACCACGCGCACCATCAACTCGGTGGTGGTCGGGGGCACGCTCGGCGCCGCGGCCCGGTCGATCGCGTTGCGGCTCACCCGCAGCAAGCTCCTCCAGTTCATGCCGGTCGCCGGCGCGCTGCTGGCCGGCGGGTTCAACTCGCTCTATACCCGCACCGTCTGCGACGCGGCGTTTCATCTTTATCGCGAACGGTTCCTGAATCGGAAATACGAACGGCGCGTCGAAGGGGAATGGGGGGAGTCACGGTAGCCCATACCACGTGGACCGCCCGCCGCCGTGGCGGACAAGCTGGCCGTTGTCGAGCAGGGTGCGAAAGGTGGCCTTGATGGTATTCGGACTCGCGCCGGCCTCCCGGGCGATGTCGCGGTTGGTGACGCGGCCGTGCTGGCGGGCGTAATCGAGGATGAGGAGCGCCAGTTCCGGTAGCTCCATCATGGCGCGTTGTTCGCGCTCGACTTTCGCGGCCAGCCGGCGCTTCTGCTGTTGCAGGGCGCGCGCAAAGTAGAGCAGCCAGGGCTGCCAGTTCGGCGCCTCCGACCGGATCGTGCTCTGGGTTTGCCGCAGGGCCAGGTAGTAGCCTTCCTTGCTGTGCTCGATCACGCTTTCGAGCGACGAGTAGGGCACGTAGGCATAGCCGGCCTGCAGGAGAAGGAGGATGGTCAGGATGCGGCTCAAGCGCCCATTGCCGTCCTGGAACGGGTGGATTTCGAGAAACACCACGACAAACACCCCGATGACGAGCAACGGGTGGAGGCGGCCCAGCGCGCGCGCCTCGTCCAGCCACTGCACCAGCTCGGCCATGCGGTGCGGTGTATCGAACGGGGTAGCGGTTTCGAAGACGATGCCCACCATCGTCCCGTCGGCGTCGAAGGCGCCGACGTCGTTGCGGACGGCCTTGTAGGCGCCCCGGTGCCGTTCGTCCTTCGTGCTGTAGCGCAGCAGGTCGCGGTGCAATTGTTTGATGTGGTTCTCCGTGACGGGGATGTCCACCCACGCCCGAAAGACCGTTTCCATGACCTCGGCATAGCCGGCGACTTCCTGTTCGTCGCGGCTCTCGAAACGCCGGATGTCTAGCCGTCTCAAGAGCTGCTCCACCTCCCGGTCGCTAAGCGTGCTACCCTCGATGCGCGTGGAGGACCCGATGCTTTCGATGGTGGCGACGCGGCGAAGCGCCTGCAGCCGGTCCGGCGCGAGCACGCCCAGGGCGCGCCACGCCCCCTTGAACTCGTCGATTTCGGACAGGAGGGCGAGGAGTTCGTGGGTGATATGCAGGGTGCCGGTGTTGAGCATACCGGAAAATATACCGGATTATACCCGATTGCAAGGCGGAGGGACTACCCCACAGGGCACTCGCATGCTCTTCAAACGTGAGCATCTCCCGGTATGGGAGTATGGGGGTATGGGAGGTTTTTGTGGTAAAAAATGCCCCCATGCACCCAAACTCCCATACTCCTCTCACGGCCACGGCGAGCATGCGATGGCCCTGGACCACCCCCATCCATCACCCCAAAAATATTTCGTCTGAAACTTGTACATATCATACACATATGTTATTATATGTATAAGCTCACGACACAACGCGCACCGTACCCAAGCAGATCTGCACCTCGAATCGCAAACCCCAAACGACGCAACTGACATGATGGACTTCACGCTTTACTCCCGGCCGCGTCTCGGCCTCAGCGATGCCCAGTGGGACCTCGTCAAAGACCTTTTTGACTGCCGGCGCAAACGCAAGCACGATCTCCGCGGCATCGTGGACGGCATCCTCTACGTGCTGCAATCCGAAGAAAACTGGCGGATGCTCCCCGCCTCGTTCGCGCCCTGGCAGACCGTGTATTACTACTACGACAAATGGCGCAAGAGCGGCCTCTGGTTCCAGCTCGTGCAGCGGCTCCCTGAGGAGTTGCGCGCTGCGCTGATCGAGGATGCGCGGCCCTCGCTTTCGCTGGTCGATCTCTCCATGCCCTCGCTCGCCGGCTTCGGCGGCACCCCGGGCTACGCGCCCTCGTGGATGCAGCCGCCCGCTCAGGCCTACAGCCGGCACTACAGCTGGTCGACCGAGCAGCCGGCCCACGTCGCCGAAAGCCAGGCCGCCTGACCGACTTGACGGGACGCGCCAGAGTCCTGGAAAAGACGCACGGATCCTGAGGGATCCGTGCGTCTTTTTGGTTTTACGTTTACCGTTTACCGTTCAGAAACTGTTGAGAAATAAAAAAGAGTTGTCTTCCTGAGCCCCCGGCGCTTGCGACGGGGTTGTCGAAGGACCTCCCGAATCACTCGCGCATGGCTCCAATGAGCGTCTCACGGTGGTTCGAGAGGTCCTTCATCACGCCCACCGCAAGCGGAGGGCGGTTCAGGATGACGTACCGAGAAGGATTTTTGAAAATCCCAACCGTTTCTCAAGGTTCAATGCTGTCTCCCCGTCGCTTCCCCTACCCCTAAGCAATCCTTGATCGTTACTCTGTAATCTTCAATCTTTAGTCCCCATCGTGCTCTCCCGCTTCCGGATCACGCAGAGGTAGAAGCCTTCAGTGCGCTCGGTCGGCACGACGCGCCGGCCGGCGGCGACGGCCGGGTCGAAGGTGCGTTTCCCCCAGGCCGGCAGGGGTTCGGTCATTTCCGGGGTCTCGAAGGGAAGCGCCTCGGTGGTGAGGGCGTCGCCGAAACGGCGCAGCATGCGGTCGACGACCGCCTCGTTTTCCTCCGGGGCAAGGGAGCAGGTGGAATAGACCAGGATGCCGCCGGGGCGGAGGCACTGGATGGCGGAGAAGAGGAGTTGCCGCTGCTTGCGTTCCATCTCGGCGATCTTGCGTTCGCTCCAGTAGGCGAACGATTCCGGGTCGTCCACATGAAACCGGCCCTCGCTGGAGCACGGGGCGTCGAGGAGGACGCGGTCGAAATACTCCGGGCGGTACTTCCAGACGCGGGTGCCGTCCTGCAGGAAGGTGCGCACCCATTCGGCGCCGTGCTCGCTCAGATTTCGTTTCAGGCGCATGAAGCGATGCTTGACGGCCTCAACGGCGGCGAGTTCGCCGTCCCGCATCATGCCGGCGATCTGCAGCGTCTTGCTGCCCGGGGCGGCGGCAAGGTCGAGTACGCGTTCGCCCGGCCGCGGCGCCAGCGCAATCGGCGGGAGCATGCTGGAGAGGTTTTGCACGTAAATCCACCGGTCGGCATAGGCCGGCAGCGCCATGAGGGCTTCGCGCCACGCCGGCTCGATCCAGCCGGCGCCATCCAGCCAGTCGACCCGGTGAAACGGGATCTGCGCCGCGTCCAGCGCCTGGTCGACGCGGGCCGCATCGGCCCGGAGCGGGTTCACCCGGAAGGAGGTCGCCCGTGGGGCCGTCATGCCGTGCAGCGCCGCCTCGAAGCGGTCTTCGGGCAGGATGCGACGGAGTCGTTCGAGGAACGTGGAAGGAAGCGCCATCAGGGTATGTTGCGGAACAGCGTCAGGTGCCGGCGCGGCCGTGCCAATCCGGGGCCGGCTGGCGGGCGCGCTTAAAGAGCCGTCGAAAAGTACGGATCGGTCGTGCATTTTGTGGCCCCGGGTTCTATCTTTGTGGCGACGATCGCCTGTCTTGTGCATTTCACTTCAGCTTGCGCCTATGAGCACCCGTAGAGGCCAGAACACCATCAAATGCTCGTTCTGCAACCGAACCGCGAACGAAGTGGCCTCGATGGTGGCGGGTCCGGATGTCTACATCTGCGATCGATGCATCAACGATGCCGCCGGCATCGTCCGGAACGACCTGACCTCGTATCACCACGAGTCCACCCCGCCCGGACGCCGGAACGGCCCCCGCCACGTCCGCATGAGCCCGATGGAAATCAAGCGCTCGCTGGATGAATACGTCATTGGGCAGGAGCGGGCCAAAAAAGCGTTCTCCGTGGCGGTCTACAACCACTACAAGCGCATCGAGGCCGAGGACTACCTCCCCGAGTTCGCGGATGTGGAGCTGGAAAAATCCAACATCCTCATGATCGGGCCGACCGGCACGGGCAAGACGCTGCTCGCGCGGACGCTGGCGCGCATCCTGGACGTGCCGTTCTCGATCTCGGATGCGACCGCCCTCACGGAGGCCGGCTACGTCGGGGAGGACGTCGAAAGCATCCTCGCGCACCTGCTGCACGCGGCCGACTTCAACGTCGAACGGGCCGAGCGGGGGATCATCTATATCGACGAGATCGACAAGATCGCGCGCAAGAGCGATAACGCGTCGATCACGCGCGACGTCTCCGGCGAGGGGGTTCAGCAGGCGCTGCTCAAGATCCTCGAGGGCACCGTGGCCGGCGTGCCGCCCAAGGGCGGCCGGAAGCACCCGGAGCAGAGCCTCATCAACATCGACACGCGGAATATCCTGTTCATTTGCGGCGGCGCGTTCGAGGGGCTGGATACGATCATCGCGCGCCGGCTTTCGAGCAATTCCATCGGCTTCCTGACCGGCTCGCAGCACAAGATCGAGAAAGACGATCCCCAGCTCTTCCAGTATGTCGAACCCAACGACCTGCTGCGATTCGGCCTCATCCCCGAACTGATCGGGCGGCTGCCCGTCGTCGCCCCCCTCGAAAAGCTCTCCGACGAGGCGATGACGATGATCCTCACCAAGCCGAGGAACGCGCTGGTCAAGCAATACCAGAAGCTGCTGGCGATGGACAGTGTCGATCTCGTGTTCGACGACGGCGCCATCCAGGCCATCGTGCAGCGTGCCCGCGAACTGGGCACGGGCGCGCGCGGCTTGCGTTCGGTGATGGAGTCGATCATGCTCGACATCATGTTCAACATGCACTCGAAGATGCAGGCCGGCACCTGCCGTATCACCGCCTCCACCGTCCTCAACGGCGATCAGCCGATTTTCGAAGAGCGCAAGGCTAGCGCCTGAAGCGCGAGCCGCACAACGCAGCCAACCCCGTGCCCTACCTCAAGCTCTTCTGGCGCTACCTCAAGGCGGTCTATTCCATCCTTGAAGCACGCAACGGCTTGATGCTGGCCCAGGCCATCGGCTTCAAGGTGCTGATCACGATCATTCCGCTCGCGGTTTTCTCGACGGGCATCCTGGGCAGCGTGCTGCACAACGACCGGATCTCCGACACAGCGATCGGCGTGGTGAACCAGCTGTTGCCCCGGTACCTGGGCGAGGTCAACGCCTTCCTCGAACAGCTCCAGGCATCGAGCGGCACCTTCACCTGGGTGGGCGCGCTCGGGCTCCTCGTGTCGATCTGGATGATCATCAATTCGCTGGAGACGATCGTCAGCACGTTCATCATGGGCGACGAACGCGCACGCCGGCCCATCGTACACCGTCAGTTCTTCGTGTTTCGCATCATGTTGCAGGTAGGACTGACCTTCCTGCTCACCTTCGCGCTGACGGTGGGCATCCAGGGGATCAACCGCTCGGGCCTCGAATTCCTGCAGTTTGTCGGGATGGACAACCTGTGGGTGCAGGCGGGCTGGCGCCGCACGATCAACCTGCTCGGGGTCCTGATCCCGTTCGTGCTCACGCTGTCGATGTTCTTCCAGCTCTACTTCTTTATCCCCGATCCGCATCCTCCGTTTCGCAGCGCCATCGTGGGGACCCTGGTGGCGGCGACGTTCTGGGAACTGGCCAAATCGCTCTTTACGTTTTACGCCACGCACGTGGGGACCTTCGAGCGGTACCGGGGCGATGCCGGCGCGAGCGGGGTGGCCGTGCTGGGGGACGCGTTCGGGTTGTTGCTGGCCATCGTGGTCTGGGCGTACTACACGGGCGTCGTACTCATTATCGGCGCCATTACCGTGCGTTTGCACGAGAAACATGGATGGGGTCGGGCGCATATCCAATCTGGTGGCGGCGATACGGCTACGGCTTGACACCCCACCCTCGCTACCCGCTCGCCCTACCCTCCTACATGGTTTCCCTGCTTCGCCCCTGGTGTTGGTTGATTGTCGCGGCGGCGCTCATCGGCGGGGCCGGCGCGGAGGTGTATGGGCAGCCGCTCAACCTGATCAATGAAGACACGCAGGTCCGGCGTATCTCGTTCGTCTTTCAGGGGCGATCCCACCGGTTCGACGGCAAGGAGCTGCTCCCGAACATGGTGACGCAGGCCCCGGGGTTCTGGGACCGGTTCGACAAGATCAACCCCTTTCGGGAAGTCTCCACGTTTCCGTTCGATCCCATCGAACTGCAAAGGGATGTCGTGCGCCTCCGCAATTTCTACAACCGGAACGGTTTCCCGGGCGCCCGCATCGGCTATGCCGCCTCGCAACTGGACACCGCGGCGAACCGAATACACATCGTCCTGGGCATCCAGGAAGGCCAGCCCCTCATCATCCAGGATGTGAGTTTTCAGAACCCGGGGGGCGATTACATTTTTAACGAGTTCTCCGGCCCGATGCGCGACGACTGGTTCCGGTTTCGGGATCAGCTCTCCCTCCGTGCCGGCGACCGCTACACCGAAATCGAACGCCTCGACATCCAGGACCGCCTCCTCGAATGGATGCAGAATAAAGGGTTCGCCTTCGCCAACGTCGACGCCGAAGCGCTCGTCGACACCACCTACCTGGCGGTCGATCTCACCTACACGATCGACACCGGGCCCATCGGGTATGTCTCCGCGATCGATGTCGAGGGCGTCGCGTCCGTGGATACCCATGTCGTGATCCGCGAGCTGCCGTTCAAGGTGGGTGACCGCTACGACAGCAGCAAGCTGCGCGCCGGCCAGCAGCAGCTCTTCGGGCTCAACCTCTTTCGCGTCGCCCTGGCGGACCTCCCGGAGCAGCCGGCGGACAGCACCGTGGACGTGCGCATCCGCGTGCGGGAGGCGAAGCCCCGCTACATCACCGCCGAGACCGGGTACGCCCGGGAAAAGGGCATCGGCTTCAACGGCGAGTGGCTCAACCG carries:
- the clpX gene encoding ATP-dependent Clp protease ATP-binding subunit ClpX, whose protein sequence is MSTRRGQNTIKCSFCNRTANEVASMVAGPDVYICDRCINDAAGIVRNDLTSYHHESTPPGRRNGPRHVRMSPMEIKRSLDEYVIGQERAKKAFSVAVYNHYKRIEAEDYLPEFADVELEKSNILMIGPTGTGKTLLARTLARILDVPFSISDATALTEAGYVGEDVESILAHLLHAADFNVERAERGIIYIDEIDKIARKSDNASITRDVSGEGVQQALLKILEGTVAGVPPKGGRKHPEQSLINIDTRNILFICGGAFEGLDTIIARRLSSNSIGFLTGSQHKIEKDDPQLFQYVEPNDLLRFGLIPELIGRLPVVAPLEKLSDEAMTMILTKPRNALVKQYQKLLAMDSVDLVFDDGAIQAIVQRARELGTGARGLRSVMESIMLDIMFNMHSKMQAGTCRITASTVLNGDQPIFEERKASA
- a CDS encoding YihY/virulence factor BrkB family protein, encoding MPYLKLFWRYLKAVYSILEARNGLMLAQAIGFKVLITIIPLAVFSTGILGSVLHNDRISDTAIGVVNQLLPRYLGEVNAFLEQLQASSGTFTWVGALGLLVSIWMIINSLETIVSTFIMGDERARRPIVHRQFFVFRIMLQVGLTFLLTFALTVGIQGINRSGLEFLQFVGMDNLWVQAGWRRTINLLGVLIPFVLTLSMFFQLYFFIPDPHPPFRSAIVGTLVAATFWELAKSLFTFYATHVGTFERYRGDAGASGVAVLGDAFGLLLAIVVWAYYTGVVLIIGAITVRLHEKHGWGRAHIQSGGGDTATA